The genomic stretch GATCGGCTTCCACCGGAACGCCGTCTCCTCCACCTTCAAGGTCCGCAAGGAGTCGTACGGTGTCGGCGTCGAGCGCACCTACCCGATCCACTCCCCCCTCCTCGAAAAGATCGAGGTGAAGAAGCGGGGCGACGTCCGCCGCGCGAAGCTCTTCTACCTGCGCGACGTGTCCGGGAAGAAGGCGCGAATCCGCGAGAAGAAGGACTGGCTTTCGAAAAAGGAAGCGCCGGCCGTTTCCGCGGAAGCGCCGTCCGCCCCCGCGGAGACGCCCAAGGAGTAGCGCCGTACCGTTCGATCGGTTCGAGGCGAACGCGCGCGGCCGGGGGTTCTCGGCCCCGGCGGGCGTCGACGAGGCCGGCAGGGGGCCCCTCGCCGGACCGGTGGTCGCCGCCGCCGTCATCTTTCCCCCGGGATATTTCCACCCGGGGATCCGCGACTCCAAGAAGCTTTCCCCCCGTCAGCGCGATCGCCTCTACCCGGTGATCACGGCCGACGCCGTGGCGTT from Deltaproteobacteria bacterium CG2_30_66_27 encodes the following:
- a CDS encoding 50S ribosomal protein L19, whose protein sequence is MTLLQDIESRQLRKDLPEFNAGDTVRVYSRIKEGEKERVQYFEGIVIGFHRNAVSSTFKVRKESYGVGVERTYPIHSPLLEKIEVKKRGDVRRAKLFYLRDVSGKKARIREKKDWLSKKEAPAVSAEAPSAPAETPKE